In a single window of the Chondrocystis sp. NIES-4102 genome:
- a CDS encoding glycosyl transferase, group 1 family protein yields MKIAYLVNQYPAISHSFIRREIIALETFGIKVERFSIRNTSELVDQADKLECNKTRFILKAGSKSLLSNLLITAITRPRRFWQTLKLTHKIGWGQDRGFLIHLAYLAEACLLLRWTKEADIAHIHAHFAFNPTTVAMLCHTLGGPTYSFTVHGPESIDRAIILALGEKIKRATFVAAISSYCQSQLYRWCDRADWSKIQIIHCGLDQPFFADPPTPVPQNSRFVCVARLSEQKGHFVLLAAASQLAQAGWQFKLNLVGDGPLRPQIEAMIVEYGLQKYVELTGWLSNSQVRQQIIDAQIMVLPSFAEGLPVVIMEALALGRPVISTYIAGIPELLENDVCGWLVPSGSVAALTNAMRRALELSPQQLEQMSEIGVERVKQQHNVLIEAQKLANLFQQTAEGSVVQAAIPMFNPNNQAKTIYIASES; encoded by the coding sequence ATGAAAATTGCTTATCTAGTTAATCAATATCCAGCTATTAGCCATAGTTTTATTAGAAGAGAAATTATCGCCTTAGAAACATTTGGTATCAAGGTAGAACGTTTCTCGATACGTAATACATCAGAACTAGTGGATCAAGCAGATAAATTAGAATGTAATAAAACTCGATTCATTTTAAAAGCTGGAAGCAAAAGTCTATTATCAAATTTACTAATAACCGCAATTACTAGACCGCGCCGTTTTTGGCAGACTTTGAAGCTGACACATAAAATTGGTTGGGGTCAGGATAGAGGTTTTTTAATCCATCTAGCTTATTTAGCCGAAGCTTGCCTACTCTTGCGTTGGACTAAAGAGGCAGATATTGCTCATATTCATGCTCATTTTGCTTTCAATCCCACCACAGTAGCCATGCTATGTCATACATTAGGAGGCCCTACTTACAGTTTTACAGTACATGGCCCAGAAAGTATAGATAGAGCAATTATTTTAGCTTTAGGAGAAAAAATCAAGCGAGCTACTTTTGTTGCAGCAATTAGTTCCTATTGCCAAAGTCAACTTTATCGCTGGTGCGATCGCGCTGATTGGTCTAAAATCCAGATAATTCACTGTGGTTTAGATCAACCATTTTTTGCCGATCCTCCTACACCTGTTCCCCAAAATTCTAGATTCGTCTGTGTAGCAAGACTGAGTGAACAGAAAGGTCATTTCGTGCTTCTAGCAGCAGCTAGTCAATTAGCGCAAGCAGGATGGCAATTTAAATTAAATCTAGTAGGCGACGGGCCCCTTAGACCTCAAATTGAGGCAATGATTGTTGAGTATGGATTACAAAAATACGTTGAACTGACTGGTTGGCTAAGTAATTCTCAAGTTCGACAGCAAATTATCGATGCTCAAATCATGGTTTTACCAAGTTTTGCTGAAGGCTTACCAGTAGTAATTATGGAAGCTTTAGCTTTGGGTCGTCCAGTGATCAGCACCTATATTGCTGGCATTCCTGAATTATTAGAGAACGATGTTTGTGGGTGGTTAGTACCCTCTGGTTCGGTTGCAGCTTTAACTAACGCTATGCGTCGTGCTTTAGAGTTATCACCACAACAGCTTGAACAGATGAGTGAAATAGGAGTAGAGAGAGTCAAGCAACAACACAACGTCCTGATAGAAGCCCAAAAGCTCGCCAATCTTTTCCAACAAACTGCCGAAGGATCTGTGGTTCAAGCAGCTATACCGATGTTCAATCCCAATAATCAGGCAAAGACTATTTATATAGCTAGTGAGAGTTAA
- a CDS encoding hypothetical protein (similar to polysaccharide biosynthesis protein) yields the protein MTSASVHKQAINGTIWTMAGYGMSQALRLGSNLILTRLLVPELFGLMALVNVFIIGLTLFSDIGIRPSIIQNKRGDEPIFLNTAWTIQIIRSVGIWLGCLLIAFPVAKFYGEPRLTWLIPIVGFNTVILGFSSTSLASLSRHLEIGKLTIFEIITQSISLVVVLVWSWFNPTIWALVVGNLVSALSIVALSHRLNTGEPNTFAWNKEVIKEITTYGRWIMVSTAMTFLSSQTDRLILGKMLTLEMLGIYTIAFTISEIPRQIVIKIGSAVIFPIISRQIDCPRPELRSKIKKQRWRLLLVLALIMVVIVSFGDLLISKLYDERYLAATWMLPILAIGIWPIVLSETLGRCLHGLGKPQYAAWGSFCRFLFIAIGLPLGFSQMGILGALIVISLNDIPTYLIVSYGLWREKLLCLQQDFIATSVFLGLVIMMFLVRSLIGIDLPIIDIT from the coding sequence ATGACATCAGCTTCTGTCCACAAACAAGCTATCAACGGTACGATCTGGACTATGGCTGGATATGGGATGAGCCAAGCCTTAAGACTGGGTAGCAATCTGATTTTAACTCGCCTTTTAGTTCCAGAACTTTTTGGACTAATGGCTTTAGTAAATGTATTTATCATCGGTTTAACTTTATTTTCCGACATTGGTATCCGTCCTAGTATTATTCAAAATAAGCGGGGAGACGAACCGATTTTTCTCAATACTGCCTGGACAATACAGATAATTCGCAGTGTTGGTATTTGGCTTGGATGCCTACTTATTGCTTTTCCAGTGGCAAAATTCTACGGTGAACCTAGATTGACTTGGTTAATTCCTATAGTTGGGTTTAATACTGTTATTTTAGGTTTTAGTTCTACTAGCCTGGCTAGTTTAAGTCGCCATTTAGAAATTGGTAAACTTACCATTTTTGAAATTATCACTCAGTCTATTTCTTTAGTGGTAGTGCTTGTCTGGTCATGGTTTAACCCCACAATTTGGGCGTTAGTGGTAGGTAATCTAGTTTCAGCACTTAGTATTGTGGCATTGAGTCATCGTCTTAATACAGGAGAACCTAATACTTTTGCTTGGAATAAAGAAGTAATTAAAGAAATTACAACCTATGGTAGATGGATTATGGTTTCCACAGCCATGACATTCTTATCCTCTCAAACAGACCGTTTAATCTTAGGCAAGATGTTGACTTTGGAGATGTTGGGGATCTACACGATCGCTTTTACTATTTCGGAAATTCCTAGACAAATAGTTATTAAGATAGGTTCTGCGGTAATTTTTCCCATCATTTCTCGACAGATAGATTGCCCACGTCCAGAATTACGAAGCAAGATTAAGAAGCAACGTTGGCGACTGCTGCTAGTTTTGGCATTGATTATGGTAGTGATTGTCAGCTTTGGGGATCTATTAATCTCAAAATTATACGATGAAAGATATCTAGCAGCTACCTGGATGCTACCTATTCTGGCGATCGGAATTTGGCCTATTGTCCTTTCAGAAACCTTGGGTCGTTGTCTTCATGGTTTAGGGAAACCGCAATACGCAGCTTGGGGATCTTTTTGTCGCTTTTTGTTTATTGCCATTGGTTTGCCCCTAGGATTTTCTCAAATGGGTATTTTAGGAGCATTAATTGTAATTTCCCTTAATGATATTCCCACTTATTTAATTGTTAGTTATGGTTTGTGGCGAGAAAAACTACTTTGTCTCCAACAGGATTTTATAGCAACATCTGTATTTTTGGGATTGGTGATTATGATGTTTTTAGTTCGCTCTCTTATCGGTATAGACCTCCCTATTATCGATATTACTTAA
- a CDS encoding sulfotransferase — translation MNTQDTFIKQPIFLVGAERSGTTLLRLMLDNHPNLAWCYEFEYAVDLIPDDNNCWPELGQYYQWLETHRTFQSTGFTIDSTLDYPSLINSFLLQKQDKAKKLLVGATVHRHFHRLLRIWPDARFIHIIRDGRDVARSCIGMGWTGNVWTGIEQWLEAETLWNELEKQLPPNQRMNLTYEELILDPVKTLKQICNFIGIEYDEAMLSYPQTTTYSLPDPKMIEQWKRKMSKHDVQLVESRIASILVERGYKLSGLPPLKVNFLMRQKIKLQDWWYRIQFRINLYSFPLFLSDFFARHLRLYQWQKSIKLKLNAIENAQLK, via the coding sequence ATGAATACTCAAGATACTTTTATTAAACAACCGATTTTTTTAGTAGGTGCAGAACGTTCAGGTACAACACTCCTAAGACTAATGTTAGATAATCATCCTAATTTAGCTTGGTGCTATGAATTTGAGTATGCAGTTGACTTAATCCCAGATGACAACAATTGTTGGCCAGAATTGGGGCAATATTATCAATGGCTAGAAACTCATCGAACTTTTCAATCGACTGGTTTTACTATAGATTCGACTTTAGATTATCCATCATTGATTAACAGTTTTTTGTTGCAAAAACAAGATAAAGCAAAAAAATTACTAGTGGGAGCAACTGTTCACCGTCATTTCCATAGATTATTAAGAATATGGCCCGATGCCCGCTTTATTCATATTATTCGTGATGGTCGAGATGTAGCTCGCTCGTGTATTGGTATGGGCTGGACTGGAAATGTCTGGACAGGAATAGAACAGTGGTTAGAAGCTGAAACTCTATGGAATGAATTAGAAAAGCAATTACCTCCTAATCAAAGAATGAATTTGACTTATGAAGAATTAATTTTAGATCCAGTTAAAACCTTGAAGCAAATATGTAATTTCATTGGTATTGAGTATGACGAGGCAATGCTTAGTTATCCACAAACTACTACCTATAGTCTTCCTGATCCTAAAATGATCGAACAATGGAAACGTAAAATGTCTAAGCATGATGTTCAGTTGGTTGAGTCTCGAATCGCTAGTATACTTGTGGAGCGTGGGTATAAATTGAGTGGATTACCCCCATTGAAGGTTAATTTCCTCATGAGGCAAAAAATTAAATTACAAGATTGGTGGTATCGTATTCAATTTCGCATCAATTTATATAGTTTTCCTTTATTTTTATCAGATTTTTTTGCCCGACACCTAAGACTTTATCAGTGGCAAAAGTCAATTAAATTAAAACTCAATGCGATCGAAAATGCGCAGCTTAAATAA
- a CDS encoding sulfotransferase — MPTNTSTIEQPIFIIASGRSGSTHLRLMLDNHSQLTCLDEIDYTVQLISDTGEFPQLEQYYDWLESDRIFAERNLTIDRNLDYPQLVKSFLAQESQRYGKTFLCAVSHKNFDKLLKIWPNALFIHLVRDGRDVAYSCITEMGWYGNFWHSVEYWEKSEQLWTEMVKVIPINQRLEITYESLISKTVETLTQVCNFIGITYEQAMLTYHQTSTYSLPDPSFIGQWRSKMSQHDIQLVEARIAEILILRGYKLSGFPLLKVNPIMKQWFRLQNWWKLMQLRIDRYSLPLFLSDYLSRHLGLKQWQKSIRLQLHTIENAHLK; from the coding sequence ATGCCAACAAACACTTCTACAATTGAACAACCAATTTTTATTATCGCGTCAGGGCGATCGGGGTCAACTCATTTAAGGTTAATGTTAGATAATCATTCCCAATTAACTTGTTTAGATGAAATTGACTATACTGTGCAACTAATTTCAGATACTGGAGAATTCCCTCAACTAGAACAATATTATGATTGGTTAGAGAGCGATCGCATATTTGCTGAGAGAAATTTAACTATTGATCGTAATTTAGATTATCCTCAATTAGTCAAAAGTTTTTTAGCACAAGAATCCCAGCGATATGGCAAAACTTTTTTATGTGCAGTCAGTCATAAAAATTTTGATAAACTCTTAAAAATTTGGCCTAACGCTCTTTTCATCCATTTAGTTCGTGATGGTCGAGATGTCGCTTATTCCTGTATTACTGAAATGGGGTGGTATGGAAATTTTTGGCACAGTGTTGAATATTGGGAGAAATCTGAACAACTATGGACAGAAATGGTAAAAGTTATCCCGATAAATCAAAGATTAGAAATTACTTACGAAAGTCTAATTAGTAAAACTGTAGAAACACTTACTCAAGTATGCAATTTTATTGGTATTACTTACGAGCAGGCAATGCTTACTTACCATCAAACCAGCACCTATAGTTTACCTGATCCCAGTTTTATTGGACAGTGGCGCAGCAAAATGTCTCAACATGATATTCAGTTAGTTGAAGCTCGTATTGCAGAGATATTAATTTTACGAGGTTATAAACTCAGTGGTTTCCCACTACTCAAGGTAAATCCAATTATGAAACAATGGTTCAGATTACAAAATTGGTGGAAGCTGATGCAGTTACGTATAGATAGATATAGTCTGCCTTTGTTTTTATCAGATTATTTATCACGCCACTTAGGATTAAAACAGTGGCAAAAGTCTATCAGATTACAACTTCATACTATTGAAAATGCCCATCTGAAATAG
- a CDS encoding family 2 glycosyl transferase has product MQNLENIGIVVIGRNEGDRLYRCLLSITKQVKNIVYVDSGSTDGSIEMAQSLGVEVVKLDLSLPFTAARARNAGFTHLLNINQQIELVQFVDGDCEIFPKWLETAKKVLDDESNIAVVCGRRRERFPEKSIYNRLCDLEWDTPIGEALTCGGDSMIRVSAFQQVQGFNPTLIAGEEPELCVRLRQQNWKILRIDADMTLHDAAMTKFSQWWKRALRAGYAYAEGSWLHGNSPQRHWVQETKSIWFWGLILPLITLITIYPSKGWSVLMLMGYPLMTYKIYRYLKQRKYSSKDTILYALACLISKLPQVQGQINFHFNRLLKQKVNLIEYKY; this is encoded by the coding sequence ATGCAAAATTTAGAAAATATTGGAATAGTTGTTATTGGACGCAACGAGGGCGATCGCCTTTATCGTTGTCTACTTTCAATCACTAAACAAGTTAAGAATATTGTATACGTAGATTCTGGTTCAACCGACGGTAGTATCGAAATGGCTCAATCCTTGGGGGTAGAAGTAGTTAAACTCGACTTATCTCTTCCTTTTACCGCAGCCCGTGCTAGAAATGCAGGATTTACTCACTTATTAAATATTAATCAGCAAATTGAATTAGTGCAGTTTGTCGATGGTGATTGCGAAATATTCCCAAAGTGGTTAGAAACTGCTAAAAAAGTTTTAGATGACGAATCAAATATTGCTGTTGTCTGTGGTCGCCGTCGTGAAAGATTTCCAGAAAAGTCCATTTACAATCGATTATGTGATCTCGAATGGGATACCCCTATTGGAGAGGCCTTAACTTGTGGTGGAGATTCTATGATTCGAGTATCCGCTTTTCAACAAGTACAAGGATTCAATCCGACCCTCATTGCTGGGGAAGAACCCGAATTATGTGTGCGATTGCGTCAGCAAAACTGGAAAATTCTTCGTATTGACGCAGATATGACTCTTCATGATGCAGCTATGACTAAATTTAGTCAGTGGTGGAAAAGAGCCTTAAGAGCAGGCTACGCTTACGCCGAGGGTTCATGGTTGCATGGTAATAGTCCACAACGTCATTGGGTACAAGAGACTAAAAGTATTTGGTTTTGGGGCTTAATTCTACCACTGATAACTTTAATAACTATTTATCCTAGTAAAGGTTGGAGTGTTTTAATGCTTATGGGGTATCCTCTGATGACATACAAAATTTATCGTTACCTCAAGCAGCGAAAGTATAGTAGCAAAGACACTATTTTATACGCTCTTGCTTGTCTAATTAGTAAATTACCGCAAGTACAAGGACAAATTAATTTCCACTTTAATCGACTTTTAAAACAAAAAGTAAATCTTATAGAGTATAAATATTAA
- the hpd gene encoding 4-hydroxyphenylpyruvate dioxygenase: MLNYNPINTNGFDFIEFTSKSPQELVDLFTKFGFVITRRHVHKNLLLLEQGEIKFLINSEPQTQAAAFEAIHGSGICGMSFRVANSQLALQEAVKRGAKAVTSNDYDLPAIEGVGGSKIYLIDEQTSEAFFAKTFEFTGQEPLAQPILTYIDHLTHNVFRGNMEAWGRFYEQVFNFREIRYFDIKGKHTALTSKAIVSPCGKIRIPLNESQDELSQIAEFLERYNGEGIQHLALGCENIYNVISQIKAAGIVFQETPETYYDLIPQRIPQHQEDITALKEMNILIDGEGYSTLLQIFTKEIIGPIFFELIERKGNPGFGEGNFQALFESIELDQIRRGVINDQQAEELQPVAQQLKHPMLLNNSTTKPKVRAKSRLTV; encoded by the coding sequence ATGCTCAATTACAATCCTATCAACACAAATGGCTTCGATTTTATCGAGTTTACCAGCAAATCGCCACAAGAACTAGTGGATCTTTTTACTAAATTTGGTTTTGTAATTACTCGTCGTCATGTCCATAAGAATCTTCTATTACTAGAACAAGGCGAAATTAAATTTCTGATCAATTCAGAACCTCAGACACAAGCTGCTGCTTTTGAAGCAATACATGGATCAGGTATTTGTGGGATGAGTTTTAGAGTTGCCAATTCCCAGTTGGCTTTACAAGAAGCAGTTAAACGGGGAGCTAAAGCAGTTACTAGTAATGACTACGATTTACCAGCTATTGAAGGGGTAGGTGGGTCAAAAATTTACCTAATAGACGAACAAACTTCTGAAGCATTTTTTGCTAAAACTTTTGAATTCACAGGTCAAGAGCCACTTGCTCAACCAATCCTTACTTATATTGACCATCTAACTCACAATGTCTTCCGAGGTAATATGGAAGCTTGGGGAAGATTCTACGAACAAGTATTCAACTTCCGCGAAATTCGCTATTTTGATATCAAAGGTAAGCATACTGCTTTAACTAGCAAAGCAATTGTCAGTCCTTGTGGTAAGATACGCATTCCTCTTAATGAATCGCAAGACGAATTATCACAAATTGCCGAATTTCTTGAACGCTACAATGGCGAAGGCATCCAACATTTAGCCCTAGGCTGTGAAAATATTTATAACGTCATCAGCCAAATTAAAGCAGCAGGGATCGTCTTTCAAGAAACCCCTGAAACCTATTACGATTTGATCCCTCAACGTATCCCTCAACATCAAGAGGATATAACTGCTCTTAAAGAGATGAACATCTTAATTGATGGGGAAGGGTATAGTACATTACTGCAAATCTTCACCAAAGAAATAATTGGCCCTATTTTTTTCGAGTTAATTGAGAGAAAAGGTAATCCAGGGTTTGGAGAAGGTAATTTCCAAGCTCTGTTTGAGTCTATTGAGTTAGATCAAATTCGCCGTGGTGTAATTAATGACCAACAAGCCGAAGAATTACAGCCAGTAGCCCAGCAACTCAAACACCCAATGCTATTGAATAACTCAACAACTAAACCAAAAGTTAGAGCTAAATCTCGTCTCACGGTTTAA